The Primulina huaijiensis isolate GDHJ02 chromosome 10, ASM1229523v2, whole genome shotgun sequence region ctctGGCGAGCTTGTAGAGAGTGCCTTCCTCATTGCATTAATATGTAGAAGCGTGGAATTCCTTTATATGTGGTGTGTAACATGGAACTGGAGACCTCATGGCATACATTTATTACCTGCCCATTTGCACGTGAATGATGGGACAACGCTAAGTTGAATCAGGTAGTGGACTCCCACGTAGACATAGCAGAAGGGTTCATACAGTAGTTATTCAAGATCATCCAAGACCTAAGTGGAGCAGAGTTGAGCAAGTTCGTAGCTATCCTCTAGGTAATCTGGAAACAAAGGAATTCCATGTTACGGAACAACCACATAGATACCTCATCTAAAGTGGTAGTTACAACAATGATTTTCCTATATGACTGGATATCTTTATAAAGGAGCAAAAAAGAATCACACAAAGCAGGTACAAAAAATCAAACTTGTATTTGGACACCATCCCCTATTGGCGCTGTAAGTTGTAACATTGATGCAGCCTTCTTCGATGACATAAAATCTTCTGGGGTAAGTATGGTGGTGTGAGATGATGAGGGAAGATTTTCTTACGGCCAGAACTAACTTGATCAAAGTACTTTGTTGTGTCAAAGAAGGAGAAGCAATAGGCCCACTGGAAGCTCTGTCTTGGATCCACAATTCAGATTATTCAAATGTCTTTTTCGAGGTGGATGCACTGACAGTCCACCATGCTATGACGGAAAGAGCTGCTGATAGAACGGAGTTTGGAGGCATAATAGGTAGACGTAGAAACATTGTAACTACAAACCAATGTTTTCTGTTCATTTTATCCATAGACAAACAAACGAGATTACACATGTGTTAGCTAAACATTCTCATTTTTATGTTAGTTTTTTGTTTGATAAGAGACACCAACGTATATTGATTATCTTATGAGTCTCTATtgtatatttcaatatttaatgaGCGCCACTGtgtcttcaaaaaaaaaaaaattgaactggAATTGACCATAACAACATCGTAAATATAATCCGTCATATTGTCAGCTCAACTCTCTCTCATATCTCCCGCCCTGAGAAACCCTAACTGGCATTTCTCCTGcgattccattttttttttattttctaaactcGTCAAAGTGTAAAAGATGATGATAAAACCGgaaaccaccaccaccaccgccaccGTCTCTTCCGCCGTTGTAGCATGCGGCAACTGCGGCGTGGAGGAGCAGCGTCTTCTCCACCATGTCCGCCACCGCGGAATCTTCCGCCGTCTCTGCACTACCTGCGTTCTCCGCCTCCATGCACAGTCCTTCTGCCCAACCTGTTTTCATGTCTACCCGTCAATCCCTTCAAACGACGCCGTCATCAACTGCTGCAAATGCTACTCCTCCTCTCACTCCCACTGTGTTTCATCGGGATCCACGTCCCTTCCCAGCCCGTACGTTTGCCCCCTTTGCACCAACCCCAATACCCcgatttttaaattgaaaacggCCAAGGAGGCGAATGTTGAATTTAACGAAGGGAATGAGGATTTTCAGGTGATTGATAGAGACGCGGCGAAGAAATTGTTGGCTGCTGCTAAAATTGCATCCACATCGATGAATAAGGCAGTGGTGGCGGCGAAGTTGGAGGCCGAGAGAAGGGCGAAGGAGGCAGCTTTTGCCAGAAAGAGGGCGAAGGAGGCATTGGAACATGTCGCGCATTTGGTCATGAAGAAGAGGTTGAGCAACAAAGAAGTGGCATTGTCTGGATCGGGGGCTGGTGGAGTTggtgtctcttatttgggtattAGTGGTGCTGCCGGTCTTGGTGGTGCTAATGTGAAGAGAGAGAATAATATGAATGTTATTCTTGGTAATAGAAATGGGAATGTGGGTGGTGTGGATTCTTTGGTGGTTACGGAGGAGAGAATTGTTGATACTAAAACGAATGTAGATGAAGTAGATAACTCTGCTCGGGTGTTGGCTGCATTAAATGCGGTTGAACTGAAGGAAAACGATAAGATAAGTGGGATATCGGCACAAGAAGTTGAATTGGGCGCACCTGTAAATGATGATCACGCGGTGATGGATGTGGATGAAAAGGCTAGGACAAGAGGGGTCGCAGGAGAAGAAGTTGCAGAATTGATGTTGGAGGGGGACAATGGCAACAGTGAGACTGCGATATTTGCGCATGTGGGGGTTGATGAAGTTGATCACGATATGCAGGGAGATAAACAAGAGGAAGTGAACGATGAGGTTGTTTTGGTTCAACCTATGGCAGATCAAATGGAGTCGATGGAGAATGGTAATTGTGGAGAGCAACACGACAATGGGACTCCACTATAGTTCATTTCTCCATGGGAATGTTTTCAAGATTGTGCAGAATGTCGTGGTGAGATTTTGAAGATCTAGGATTGGACTTGCTGGTTGAGCTATTATTTATCTTAAGGCACGCCACCAACTTTTCCTGGTTTCAGCTTTTATTGAAAGGCTAGTTGCAAGCCTTGCATTTGTGATCACATGGTGATTGATGATCATGTGAGTGCTGTCACTCTGTTTTTTTGGATTTATAGCTGTTGATCGTATACTGggctttgtttttgtttttgttttttataattCACATGTTAATTTTGTTTCTGAGCTCATGCCACCAAATGGTACATCTGCTTCAATGGTATAGTATTTTGAATGTGCAATCGATCCTCTGGTTTTATAAAGAATGATATGAAGGTCTCTGGCCTCAAGTGCTAGTAATGATGTGATCTTATGGTCATGGGGACTGAAGCTGTACCGGATCAGGGCAAACTTGTTCACTGATTTCTTGAGAATTAAAAAAGTCATATCTTCGATGACcagaaatatgattaaaaaaaaaagcaaaaacatTATTATTGTCAAACAGAGGCACGGTCGATGAATTCTGTTATAGAATCTGTTATTTATAAGCGGAGAATACCTAAGCGTGTTCGGTGTTCAGCTACAGCATAGAATACCACGAAGTTTCAATGAAAATAGTGTCTTATCTGCTTGAACTGTTTGCGCCACGCTAGTTTCTTACACTCTATGAACACACACAAATGTATTCCAAGCAAATGTCGATATCAAGCAATATGCCGACCACTCCTAGTTCTTTGCTCGAGCTCCGAATCGGATCTGATCATGTATGCACACACTTACAGAATCAAGTTGAGTACCATTCAATGATCAGGAACAAATTTAACCCAATAACGTTCCCATGTCACTTGTCAGACCGGAAGGGGATTAGGCGTGTAATTTATCACATTTTCTCCAAGCCCTCTTCAAGTATACTACTCACATTATCTTTAACTACTGTTTCTTTTCTTCCAACAGAACCTCCCATTAACAATGCGTGAGTAGAAGCATTTGGGACCCAACCCTTGTCCAACATTAAGTCCACCATGTGTCTCGCCTCACGACTCCATCCCTCTCTCCACAGGCCATCGACCAGCATATCATACATTGCTGAATCAAGAGCACCCGCCTTGGAGACGAGCTTATTTATTGAAGGATAAATCGAATGCATTTGCAAATGGCTTGCTAAGTAACACAACAAGTAAGCTAATGTTTCTGAATCTGGAATCAAGCCCTCCAGGAACATTAAGTTGAAGACAGTAATGCAATCTCCTATTCGGTTCAGAGTAGCCATACTCTGAATCAAAATGCAATAAGTCTCCTTATCAAAGGTGCAGCCAACTACAATCATTTGTGAAAATATCACCAGCAGATAATGTTTCTGGTACGACTTAGACAAACCGCGCAGAATACTATTGTAAGTGGCAACAGACGAGGCCGTACCAGTGACACGAGCCAATGATAATAACATGATTGCTATGTATATGTTTCCATGTACACAGATTTTTTCAATCAACACACTGAATGAGGTGGATTGGAGAGTAAAACCTTTACTAGACATGTATGAAAATACTTCGGCAGCCTCTCGAGTTTTTCCCCTCTGGCATAGACACTCGACAAGTAGGTCATAGGAAAAAGAATCCAAAACCCAATCTTTCAATCTTACACGCTGAAACAATTCTAAAGCTTTCTTGACATTTCCATTGTTGCAGTAACCAACAATAAGAGCAGAATAAGTAGCAGAGCCTGGAACTAAAGCAGAAACAACCATTCTAGACAAACATTCCAACACTTTATTGATCCCTGTTTTCTCAGAGAGGAACCTCGTGAAGATATCCCAGGAACGAGTATCCGCTATATTCCTGTAGATCATTTCATCGAACATCTCTTTTGCCAGATGAAAATTGCCTCTGTCGCAATAGGACTCAAGAAGTGCGTTATGAACACAAGCATCTGTCACATTTTTCTCTTCTAAGAACTTCTTGGCCTCATCAAATTTGTTTAACTTACAGAACACTCTTATCATATCGAGATTGACTTCATGATCGGGTGAGAAGCTACTATCCATAATTTCTTCGAAAAGTTTGATCGCATCATCCATGCAAAGATGCTCACACAAACACCTGATCATGGTCTTGTAAATGACAAGATCTGGCGCAAAATTAGAGGCCTTCATCATCTTAAACAACCTCGTTCCTACTTCTAGATTTTGCAACCCACAGAATATTGGTATCACACGAGCATAAAAACGAGAGTCGAGCTCGCATCCAAGCTGAAACATCTCATTCAATATAACAATCGAATCTTCCACTCGATTCGTGGCAGCAAGACCACTTATCAGTATCTCAAAAGTCCTGCTATTAGGAATACATCCTTTCTTATGCATTCTCACATACTGATCCACAGCTGTATCAACTTTCCCATCTTCAAACAAAGCCTCCAACAGGTAATTCAATGTATCAACGTTTGGAAGTACTCTGGCTTTCACCATTTCTTTGTACACAAACAAAACATCCTTAAAATCTTTCTTCTCATCCACAAGTGCACCCATCAAGGCATTAAACACCTCTATAGAAGGCTTAAAACTACCTAAATTCATAACATAAAGAACCCTTAAAGCCTCATCGAGCCTCTGATTCCTAACAAACGAATCAATCAACACCAAGAAAGAATCTGCAAAACCTGGGAACTTCTCCTTTGCCATCTCATGACAAAAATCCTCCATTTTCTCCACATTTCCAGCCATGCCCAACTTAAGAATCATGTTCTGATAAGTACGAGCAGTGTGGTGGAATCTTTTCTGTAGGGCAGCCCATTCAAATAGCCTCACTGATGAGTTCAAATCAGGTGTGCTGTCCAATACAGAGATTAAGCTATCCGGGTGGAGCTTATCCTTTAAAAATTGCATCTTTGCCTCAAATGTCGAGGAATTCGAATGATTCTCGTCGGTGGCTTGGATTTTAATCGCACATGAAATCGAAGATAGGAAGGCGTTGAAAGAAACCCTACTTGAAATTCTCTCGACGGGCAAGAGTTTTATAGCCATTCAAGAAATCCAGAAAACGAATTGGTCTTTTTAACACAGTTTCATCTCAGAATATCATTGTCTTGAAACTGCAAAATTCcaagttaattttatttatttacttgaaatctttcacttaaaaaaaaacacGAATCTCTCTCATTAGTTCTTAGAAATTGGAATCTGACTCTTGGAGACAACTTGCTTGTTAATAAATGGAGGGGATAAGCgtcaaaatgtttttatgtcaacaTGTTTAGTTCTAACacgaaaaaataaaacattatcaatcaatttataaaacaaaaaatcagatttaaataaaccaaaacttaaaataaacaaatttaattatttcccACTAACAGCCactattaaataaatttatgtgaTTTTTTCCTAGAAATTTGGATATTGCacgattttataaaataaaataggatAAATCTATCACTTTTTCCTGTTTTCCATGGAACacctaattttaaaatatattttaaatcaatCACAAAATATTAAGCTACATACATATGTATTAAATAACTCTTAAActtattaatataaattcttagaacaaaaaaaatcgacataTCTGCGTATGTAGACGTGTAATATGTATTTACATACTACAAAAATTCaatcaacaataataaaaaacgaaattaatttaataagctcattaattattaaaaaaaaaatttgtcccATTAACTTTTTCTATATTGATTGATGTGCAGTGTAAAAAGGCCTACAAAGCAAGTGGACTGAGCTTGCGACTGAATTGAATAGTCAAATGTGTGTGTGGCTCCACATTCACAGCTGGCAAAGCACCCACTTTCCAAATTcctatcttttatttattttttattttgaatatatatatatatatttattattattatttaacatatatttatatatacattattAAATTTGTGAGGCTTATTGTATCCATTATTAATTGGAATGTGAATATCATGTGTTTGACTATATTCTCAATAGTCGGTAATTGAAATTGCACTAACATCTCCGAGATTGTCTCcgaattcaaaataaaaaatatataatgttcggtattaaaatataaaaatagctATACTCTATGTGTAACATTGACTCAATCCAATTTTCGTTGGTCTtgagatttgatttttttattatacataaaattctaaaaatcttTGTTTATTCGGAATAAATTATGTCTGTTGACAATCCGTTTGCGCACAGTTAAAGTCGGTTGTGTGTGACAAAAAATCAGTCATCATCTCTCGCTGGAACTGTGTTCTTGAAAATCAGATTTCCCTTTACCATGTTtgatgttaaatattttattcacttTAAGAAAATGAAACCGATCCATGTAATTCTAATAAGTAAATGATGAGTTATGAaaccgatttttttttcaaactaaatgcaattatatttatttatttacatttatattaatatttataggATGACATTTCTGTTGACCCACCACTGATAATTCTAGCCTTGATTTCCCAGTGTTACATAtcgtatatatgtgtgtataggTAATAATTTATGTTCATGCTCCTTACCGGAAACCACCACTAACAACAATTATGAATCCATTAATGGCACATTGATCATTATCATCACCATTTAGCATTCTCCAAGCTTCGGCTTTTCTTGGTTTTCCATTTGAGAGAGAGCTGTTTCTTGGCAAAG contains the following coding sequences:
- the LOC140986180 gene encoding uncharacterized protein; protein product: MMIKPETTTTTATVSSAVVACGNCGVEEQRLLHHVRHRGIFRRLCTTCVLRLHAQSFCPTCFHVYPSIPSNDAVINCCKCYSSSHSHCVSSGSTSLPSPYVCPLCTNPNTPIFKLKTAKEANVEFNEGNEDFQVIDRDAAKKLLAAAKIASTSMNKAVVAAKLEAERRAKEAAFARKRAKEALEHVAHLVMKKRLSNKEVALSGSGAGGVGVSYLGISGAAGLGGANVKRENNMNVILGNRNGNVGGVDSLVVTEERIVDTKTNVDEVDNSARVLAALNAVELKENDKISGISAQEVELGAPVNDDHAVMDVDEKARTRGVAGEEVAELMLEGDNGNSETAIFAHVGVDEVDHDMQGDKQEEVNDEVVLVQPMADQMESMENGNCGEQHDNGTPL
- the LOC140986178 gene encoding uncharacterized protein, with translation MAIKLLPVERISSRVSFNAFLSSISCAIKIQATDENHSNSSTFEAKMQFLKDKLHPDSLISVLDSTPDLNSSVRLFEWAALQKRFHHTARTYQNMILKLGMAGNVEKMEDFCHEMAKEKFPGFADSFLVLIDSFVRNQRLDEALRVLYVMNLGSFKPSIEVFNALMGALVDEKKDFKDVLFVYKEMVKARVLPNVDTLNYLLEALFEDGKVDTAVDQYVRMHKKGCIPNSRTFEILISGLAATNRVEDSIVILNEMFQLGCELDSRFYARVIPIFCGLQNLEVGTRLFKMMKASNFAPDLVIYKTMIRCLCEHLCMDDAIKLFEEIMDSSFSPDHEVNLDMIRVFCKLNKFDEAKKFLEEKNVTDACVHNALLESYCDRGNFHLAKEMFDEMIYRNIADTRSWDIFTRFLSEKTGINKVLECLSRMVVSALVPGSATYSALIVGYCNNGNVKKALELFQRVRLKDWVLDSFSYDLLVECLCQRGKTREAAEVFSYMSSKGFTLQSTSFSVLIEKICVHGNIYIAIMLLSLARVTGTASSVATYNSILRGLSKSYQKHYLLVIFSQMIVVGCTFDKETYCILIQSMATLNRIGDCITVFNLMFLEGLIPDSETLAYLLCYLASHLQMHSIYPSINKLVSKAGALDSAMYDMLVDGLWREGWSREARHMVDLMLDKGWVPNASTHALLMGGSVGRKETVVKDNVSSILEEGLEKM